aaaatcatgggaggTTTTTCTATGTATTAGGTTTATCACAggagattttttattttttaccctaaaGAAAATCAGAATTCAGTGACAGGATGTCTTTAGTTACCTTGAGCAAGATTGCATTAGCACGGGGTACACTATGAAACATATCTCCAGCTAAAAATTCCAAGTTCTCAGCTCCTTCTTGATTAGCAACGACATGTGCGAGATCATATACAGTACATTTTATGCTAGGAAAGTTTTGGGCAACTTTGCCAGTACCACCCCCAACATCAGCAAAAGTTGTCAAGCCTTCAAACACAAACTTGCATTTGGTCATCAGCACTTCTACAGACGACTGATTATCACTAGCCATGGCCTCGTTAAACATGTTTCCAAATCGAACTTCTCGCGCGCTGTAATCCCAGAGATTATTCCCATATGCAATATCAAATGGAGAGGGACCATCATTCTGGAACCACTCGGTCAAGAGATTCCAGGGCTTCAACAGCGCAGGATCACATGATAGAAAAATGTGTGCCCGTACATTGAATGCCTCGTCTTTCAAAAGAAGCTGACCTGCAGAGGTGAGTGCATAGCCTTGAGGGTTTTCAACAAAGAATCCAGAGTTAGCCAAGAATCGCATTAAGCAAAAAATGTGGGCAGATTTAGAAGGCTGGATTGGGAGGACAGAAATCAGGTCAGAAAGTGTGATGGGCTTCCCATGATTACTGATCACATCTGGGATTCCCAACTCAACTGCACATTTTAGACACGCAGATTTCTTGAAGTGGAACATTGCATTCCACACATGAGTTTGAGCTTCAATAAGCTCAACTAAATTCTCAGCTTTTTCCAACTTTTGTTCAAATTCAATGGCATTAATTCAGTAGCCTAATTAAACAATAAATGGTCAAGCAGGACTGCATTTATATGCTAGTAAATTATGGGTAGCAGTGCGTATCTGCTACTAAATTATGGCAGTAGATTCCTCTTGTGCCTCCTATGAGGCTATATTTGATTGGTTTCCACGATTTCAAAGTATCTAAATAGGTTTGGCAGATCTAGAGGTGtcaaacttcaccaaaccaaatAAATACGCCCAAGCAATTCGATTAAAATATCTAATTTCTGACGCAATTGCAATTATGAGTTAGTAACTGAGAAAATTCAAAACGAATGAACCACGAGCAAGACTGAGAGTAAATTGAAGCTGCCACCATTGATGGTGACATAAAAGTTGAAACAAATGGTTATGGGGGCTTGACTAGCTTTTCGAGGATCGACCGGGTAGCAATTGTTTTGCCGTATTCTTGATGGCAGACCTCTTCCATGTTACAAGCATTTACAGAAAAGGTAATCCAAAAAAATGTTATCATCTTCCTTGTTCACTACAATGGTGgtctggaaattttttattagaaaatctCAAATAAGTGTCGGGATGCTTTTTAATTTTGAATGGGCTCACAAAAGGTCGATTCTCTAATTTTGACTCGTCAAGGAAATTTTGTTTAATGTGGCCTCTCACATAAAATAGTAGAAGTCTAAAGCCTATAAGCTGTATGCAAAAGATGATATTGTATTACTCAAGTAATTTTTGTTGTGATCACTAGATTATGTAGGGATAACGTTAAAAACAACTTCTAGAATtctaaacaaaaggaaaaaatctaGAATTCTAACAGGTGGTTTGAAAGATTCAACTTTATGCGGCTGGACTAAGACAATCTAGTAGTTAGAACGCAAAATGAGATAGGATTTGCCTAATGAAGTGCTAAGATACTGATTTGTGGCAGATAGCTTTGGGCTGGGGATTgtattttgaatgttttccatgTTGATTTTATTTGTATCTCTTGTGTATAGTATAGGTTTTCTTATGTGTACTTGAGGGCTTTTTCTCTTGAAAAAACGTTGTTGCAAATATTAGCATAAGTTTTACCGTTTGGGgtaaaaataaattattgattaatttgggcccaaatgcattaaatttgaaattttcaagtTGGGCAAATAGGCATGCAGATTTTGCAACCTGCGACATGGAGACACTAACAAGTGGTTTTAGGCTAAGTTATTAAAACTAACATGGGCATCAACCTGACAGGAGGATCGGGTTGGTGGGTCAATGGTTCAACTGGCAGGTCACTGGTTGAACCGTCGAATCAcactatataataaaaaatatttataatataattaaataaacatataaattataatataagtaTAGAAATTCTTAAATGTTAAGAAATCATAACCTAtttatatttcatattttataCACACAAGCCATACCCATACGTGTTTTTTAGTTCGTGAATTTATACTGATATTATAcacaaatataaataataaatctaaatatcaaagaaagaaaaacaaacctaattctcaaatttcttttcaatttttctcatCTAATTGTCAAAAAGACGACAATGCCAATGTTGGTATGGCTGGTCAACTAAAAAAATTGAGTAAAAAGGTAATTTCAGAAAAATTTTCGAAACCAGCCAGGTTTAACGGGCCATAGGTT
This Coffea arabica cultivar ET-39 chromosome 3e, Coffea Arabica ET-39 HiFi, whole genome shotgun sequence DNA region includes the following protein-coding sequences:
- the LOC113737684 gene encoding trans-resveratrol di-O-methyltransferase-like; the encoded protein is MDPWYHLSRWLQNNSDVNPFKTCHGKVVWELAGQDLRLNNFFNEGMASDSRLVGSILIRDCKDVLSMLNSLVDVGGGTGTLATEIADAFPDLNCIVLDLPHVVDGLVANNKSLAFVGGSMFVAIPPADDVTMKLEKAENLVELIEAQTHVWNAMFHFKKSACLKCAVELGIPDVISNHGKPITLSDLISVLPIQPSKSAHIFCLMRFLANSGFFVENPQGYALTSAGQLLLKDEAFNVRAHIFLSCDPALLKPWNLLTEWFQNDGPSPFDIAYGNNLWDYSAREVRFGNMFNEAMASDNQSSVEVLMTKCKFVFEGLTTFADVGGGTGKVAQNFPSIKCTVYDLAHVVANQEGAENLEFLAGDMFHSVPRANAILLKIQDETSFETEFSLDMQMLVMFGPAKERTEKEWSKLFSDAGFSSYKVYPVLGMRCLIEVYP